In the Candidatus Rhodoblastus alkanivorans genome, one interval contains:
- a CDS encoding ETC complex I subunit — MTARIYRPAKSATQSGMGKTKLWRLEFFPESARSVEPLMGWTSSSDMKSQVKLSFETREEAIAYAQRNGIPYRVEEPQEFKRRAISYSDNFRSNRVTPWTH, encoded by the coding sequence ATGACGGCACGCATTTATCGTCCCGCGAAGAGCGCCACCCAGTCCGGCATGGGAAAAACGAAGCTTTGGCGGCTCGAATTTTTCCCCGAGAGCGCGCGGAGCGTCGAGCCCCTTATGGGCTGGACCTCGTCGAGCGACATGAAAAGCCAGGTCAAGCTGAGTTTCGAAACCCGCGAGGAAGCGATCGCCTATGCGCAACGCAACGGCATTCCTTATCGGGTCGAGGAGCCGCAGGAGTTCAAGCGCCGCGCCATCTCCTATTCCGACAATTTCCGCAGTAACCGCGTGACGCCCTGGACGCATTGA
- a CDS encoding DUF192 domain-containing protein, translating to MARLFGGSPRLVSLARALALILPFLAAASLSFGAPALALEAAATAALEPLAIVTDPNGSHPVEHHLMVEVMRTPAEREHGLMDRRYLPPDRGMLFKFNREQNVLMWMKNTYIPLDMIFISPNGEVTHVHENAEPLSEAIISSDGPALGVLEVNAGYARKIGLKEGDLVRHPMFAK from the coding sequence ATGGCGCGTCTGTTCGGGGGCTCCCCCCGCCTTGTTTCCCTCGCGCGCGCCCTGGCGCTGATTCTGCCTTTCCTCGCCGCGGCGAGCCTCTCGTTCGGCGCTCCGGCCCTTGCGCTCGAAGCTGCGGCCACAGCCGCTCTCGAACCGCTTGCGATCGTGACCGATCCGAACGGCTCCCATCCCGTCGAGCATCACCTGATGGTCGAGGTCATGCGGACCCCGGCCGAGCGCGAACATGGGCTGATGGACCGGCGCTATCTTCCGCCGGACCGCGGCATGCTGTTCAAGTTCAATCGCGAGCAGAACGTCCTGATGTGGATGAAGAATACCTATATTCCGCTCGACATGATCTTCATTTCGCCGAACGGCGAAGTAACCCATGTCCATGAAAACGCCGAGCCTTTGTCCGAGGCCATCATTTCGTCGGACGGCCCGGCGCTCGGCGTGCTCGAGGTCAACGCCGGCTATGCCCGCAAGATCGGATTGAAGGAGGGCGATCTCGTGCGCCATCCGATGTTCGCAAAATGA
- a CDS encoding cold-shock protein, producing MSGEAAPEVIEVRGRIKWFDMAKGFGFVVPDNGLADVLLHVTVLRRDGYQTAPEGAQVVCQAQNRTRGLQVFRILSMDESTAVHPAQLPLARTHCVAESVGGFEIVVVKWFNRVKGFGFLTRGEGTEDIFVHMEILRRYGIADLKPGDSLLARFGNGPKGLMAAEVRALETRLPSAH from the coding sequence ATGTCGGGCGAGGCCGCGCCCGAGGTCATCGAGGTTCGAGGCCGCATCAAATGGTTCGACATGGCGAAGGGCTTCGGCTTCGTCGTTCCGGACAACGGGCTCGCCGACGTCCTGCTGCACGTCACGGTGCTGCGGCGCGACGGCTATCAGACCGCTCCGGAGGGCGCGCAGGTGGTCTGCCAGGCGCAGAACCGCACCCGGGGCCTGCAGGTCTTCCGCATCCTCTCGATGGACGAATCGACGGCGGTGCATCCGGCCCAGCTTCCCCTGGCGCGCACCCATTGTGTCGCCGAGTCCGTCGGCGGTTTCGAGATCGTCGTCGTGAAATGGTTCAACCGCGTGAAAGGCTTCGGCTTCCTCACCCGGGGCGAGGGCACCGAGGATATATTCGTTCATATGGAGATCTTGCGCCGCTACGGCATCGCCGATCTCAAGCCCGGCGATTCGCTTCTGGCGCGGTTCGGCAATGGGCCCAAGGGCCTCATGGCGGCCGAGGTCCGGGCGCTGGAGACCCGGCTTCCCAGCGCCCATTGA